AGGTGTCGCCGCAGAGCGGATTGAAGCCTTCGACGCGGCGATCGGCGTTAGCGATCTGGCGATAGTTACGCGCATTTTTGATGTGATCCATGATCACATCGTCGTAGAGTTTGTTGAGTTTTGCCATTGTCGGGAATGCTGCGGGTGCAATGTCCGGCGAACCGGCGCAGGATGATGCTGCTGCGCCGATCGGCTGTTGCTTATGCAGTGCCGGACGCCATCTTGCCGAGCGTGGACAGATCGTAACCGCCCAATTCCTTTGCCGCTTCGCGCAAACGGGAATCACCAAGCAGCGTCAGAAAACGTTGAAAGAGCTGACGGAAAAACACATCCCGCGGCAGGACGAGATCAAAAAATTCCCAGCCGAGCGGCAGAAAACCCAGGCCGAATTCGCTCGCCGCGCTGGCTGCCCCTGGCGCGCAATCGGCCTTGCCTTGCGCGATCATCGAGGCTGCATGGCGCTCGGACAGGGCGATCCCGACCACGGCGATGTCATCACTATTCAAGTACCGATCGCGCAGCACGCACTGCAGGTAATGCTGCGATCCCGAGCCCGCTTGACGCATTGCCCAGCGCAGCGGCATCAGAGCGCGCAGATCCGTCCTCTCCTTGTGCCGGGGCGACACGATGATGCCCTGCAGCCGTTTCGCCATGTGCACGATAGCCCAGGTTTCGTGTCCAGGGTAGCGTCCCAACAGCCGCTTGTGCTGTTCGCCGCTGTCATCGGCCGCGCCCCAATGAACGGCGCAGACATTGGCGCGTTTCCTGACCAGCAGTTCGAGTCCACCCAGTGTGCCGGTGGGCGAAAACGAAACGAGCGCTGCGTCGCCGAGATCGGCGGCGAGCGCGGCGACCGCTGCGGTAAGCAGCGGATCGTCGCTGCCGGTGAGGATCAGCCGGTCGGTCAGGACGCCGCCGCGTGCGGATTCGAGCAGCCACTGATCAAGCAGGGTTTTCGGAAACAACCATTTGCCGGTAGCGTTGGTCGCCGGAATCGCGCCATCCTTGATCAGCGCATAAATGGTTTTCTCATTGAGCTGCAAATACTCGGCCGCCTGCCGCACCGTTAGGTAATCCGGCACGGGTCGCGCATGTTTGGGCAAATCGTTGGTCACGACCGGTTGCACTCGACGCGGCGCAATTCGTCTTCGGTATTGATGTTGCTGAAGCTTTCCGGCTCGTCATCGAAAGACACTTCGACGACTTTCAGGCTCGCGTACCAGGCATCGATTTTCCGTCCGCCATCGCCCAGAAAAGCGCGCAGATGCGCGTGCAGTTCACGCCGGCACAAACAAAAAACCGGATGCGGCTGATCGCCGGTTTTGGCGACGGCGAGTTGCGCATTGTGCGCTGTCAACGCGCCCCGCAAATTCTTGACCAGGTGTTCCGGCAGAAACGGCGAATCGCACGGGACGCTCGCAATCAGCTCATGCCGCGCCCGCGCCAGGCCACGTTCGAGGCCGGCCAGCGGCCCGGCGAATCCGCCGATTTCATCGCTGATAACGGCATGACCGAAGCGCGCGTATTGCTCGTGGTTTTGATTGGCGTTGATCAGGATTTCATCGACTTGCGGCGCGAACCTTTCCAGCACCCAGGCGACCATCGGCTTTCCCCGCAGCACGCGCAAGCCTTTGTCGACGCCGCCCATGCGCCGGCCCTGGCCGCCGGCGAGTATCAGACCGGTGATCCCGCTTACCGATCCGGCGCCGGTGCGGTCAGCGCGTAAAGCGTTCATGCCCGGTAAACAGCAGGTAATGTTTGCCCTGCGCGCGGCCTATCATAGTCAGGCCGATCTGCAGCGCGATTTCATAACCCATCTGCGTCAGGCCCGAGCGCGATATCAATATGGGTATGCCCATTTGCGCGGTTTTGATGACCATCTCGGAAGTGAGCCGGCCGGTGGTGTAGAAAGTTTTGTCCGCGCCGTCGATATCCTCCAGCCACATGCGGCCGGCGATCGCATCGACCGCGTTG
This genomic interval from Burkholderiales bacterium contains the following:
- a CDS encoding helix-turn-helix transcriptional regulator, whose protein sequence is MAPRRVQPVVTNDLPKHARPVPDYLTVRQAAEYLQLNEKTIYALIKDGAIPATNATGKWLFPKTLLDQWLLESARGGVLTDRLILTGSDDPLLTAAVAALAADLGDAALVSFSPTGTLGGLELLVRKRANVCAVHWGAADDSGEQHKRLLGRYPGHETWAIVHMAKRLQGIIVSPRHKERTDLRALMPLRWAMRQAGSGSQHYLQCVLRDRYLNSDDIAVVGIALSERHAASMIAQGKADCAPGAASAASEFGLGFLPLGWEFFDLVLPRDVFFRQLFQRFLTLLGDSRLREAAKELGGYDLSTLGKMASGTA
- the mobA gene encoding molybdenum cofactor guanylyltransferase, which produces MNALRADRTGAGSVSGITGLILAGGQGRRMGGVDKGLRVLRGKPMVAWVLERFAPQVDEILINANQNHEQYARFGHAVISDEIGGFAGPLAGLERGLARARHELIASVPCDSPFLPEHLVKNLRGALTAHNAQLAVAKTGDQPHPVFCLCRRELHAHLRAFLGDGGRKIDAWYASLKVVEVSFDDEPESFSNINTEDELRRVECNRS